Proteins found in one Hyla sarda isolate aHylSar1 chromosome 7, aHylSar1.hap1, whole genome shotgun sequence genomic segment:
- the LOC130282125 gene encoding protein spinster homolog 1-like, whose product MASPQDPLLKEEEEAMEDHSDMDVEKGDIPERQNLPSLSVMSTARSIITVVILAFVNLLIYANRSSVAGVLPYIQKAYDTNASLSGLLNTLFIGSYVLVAPIAGYLGDHCNKKYTVCAGVIVWLSMTLTLSFIPDGYFLLFLLTSGLVGAGEATFCTIAPSIIADLFTSDQRTRMLNVFYSVIPVGCGLGYIIGPKVTDAARGDWHWAFRVTPGLGLIAVAFMILVTKELPRTTTNEKKNNKSQKFAKWATDLKELFKNRSFMLTTMGSTAVSFIVGAIGVWGPSYLTHARTLLQEKDPCRTEPCDYHDILIFGVVTVVSGILGVVAGSEISKRYRKSNPRADPLVCGCAMMLSAPFLLLALTFGNISLVATNIFIFIGETLLSVNFTLISDIILKVVTPWRRSSALAVQMTIYHLLGDAGSPYLIGLISDTYERGYAKSPLLKYRSLEYALMTSTIMAVIGGAFFMATALFIERDEKEAEMESEPPSSSSSSLLPADEDRASD is encoded by the coding sequence atggcctctccacaagacccattgctgaaggaggaggaagaagcaatggaggaccatagtgatatggatgtagaaaagggcgatatccctgagaggcagaacctgccatctctaagcgtgatgtccaccgcacgttccatcatcaccgtagtgatcctcgcctttgttaatttgctcatctatgcaaatcgctccagcgtggcgggggtgctgccttatatacagaaagcatatgacaccaatgctagtctgtccggcttattgaatacattgttcattggaagctacgtgctggtcgcaccaattgccggatatttgggcgaccactgtaataagaaatatactgtttgcgcaggagtcatcgtttggctgagcatgacacttaccctgtcattcatccctgacgggtatttcctgctcttcctgctgacgagtgggctggttggagccggagaggcgactttctgcaccatcgccccctccatcattgcagacctttttacaagtgaccagcggacccgcatgctgaacgtgttttactccgtcatacctgtaggctgcggactaggatacatcatcgggcccaaagtgactgatgcagcaaggggcgattggcactgggcgtttcgggtcacccctggcctgggcctcatagctgtggctttcatgattttggtcacaaaggagcttccaagaacgactacaaacgagaagaagaacaacaaatcccagaagtttgccaaatgggcgacagatctgaaagaactatttaaaaatcgaagcttcatgttaacaaccatgggatcgacggctgtatccttcatagtgggagccataggtgtatggggtccgtcatacctgacccacgcacgaacactcctacaagagaaggacccctGCCGcactgaaccgtgtgactatcacgacatcctaatatttggtgtggttacagtcgtctccggcattctgggagttgtagcagggtcggagataagtaaaagatatcgcaaatccaacccacgggcggacccgcttgtgtgtggctgcgcgatgatgctctctgccccttttcttctgttggcattgactttcggcaacatcagcctcgttgccaccaacatcttcatcttcatcggagagacgcttctgtcagtaaatttcaccctcatatctgacattatactaaaagtagtaactccgtggaggagatcttcagctctggccgtgcagatgacaatctatcacctcctaggtgacgccggcagcccgtacctcatcggcctgatatctgacacctacgaacgaggatatgccaaatcccctcttctgaaataccgcagcctggagtatgccctcatgacctccaccataatggcagtcatcggaggggccttcttcatggccacggccctatttatagagagggacgaaaaagaagcagagatggaatcagaacctccgtcatcctcctcctcctcactgcttcctgccgatgaggaccgcgcttcagactga